A window of the Coprobacter fastidiosus genome harbors these coding sequences:
- a CDS encoding ABC transporter permease, whose product MWNIVQEIWGALRNNKLRTFLTGFSVAWGIFMLILLLGAGNGLKNGVRSKFSWRAKNAVALWTGKTYLPYKGMPKNRQVSFRPEDVSEFRKLHPEVTRFTAVLDRWGDTLSVGKESMFNLIKAVSPEYPSIRNVEIVAGGGRFINEADMKMARKVAVIHERTAETLFKSKPAIGQQIKAGNIVYKVVGIYMEELMQSSPDVFIPLSTAGKIYFPDEKYKSLEMLVEGVNSLEENAAFERGMRETLGQLGDFSPDDRNALYVSNTISNYLQTQGIFNGIQIFVWIIGIGTLIAGIVGVSNIMLISVKERTRELGIRKALGATPASILRLVVIESVFVTLFFGYLGMIAGIGLTEGVNALLVGGGMNKDMIFQNPTVDLSIAVSATLVLVVSGVLAGYFPARKAVRVKPIEALRSE is encoded by the coding sequence AATAAATTACGAACATTCTTGACCGGATTTTCTGTTGCTTGGGGCATTTTTATGCTTATTCTGTTATTGGGGGCAGGTAACGGGCTGAAGAACGGGGTGCGGAGTAAATTTTCATGGCGTGCAAAGAATGCCGTAGCATTATGGACGGGAAAGACTTATCTTCCGTATAAAGGTATGCCTAAAAACAGACAAGTAAGTTTCCGTCCTGAAGATGTTTCCGAGTTTCGTAAACTTCACCCGGAGGTTACCCGTTTTACAGCCGTTCTTGATCGTTGGGGAGATACTTTGTCGGTAGGAAAAGAATCTATGTTTAATTTGATAAAGGCTGTTTCTCCCGAATATCCATCTATTCGTAATGTAGAGATTGTAGCGGGAGGAGGGCGTTTTATTAATGAAGCTGATATGAAAATGGCTCGTAAAGTAGCTGTAATTCACGAGCGTACGGCCGAGACGTTATTTAAATCCAAACCAGCTATAGGACAGCAGATCAAAGCCGGAAATATCGTCTATAAAGTTGTCGGCATTTATATGGAAGAACTTATGCAGAGTTCGCCAGATGTATTTATTCCGTTATCGACTGCCGGGAAAATTTATTTTCCTGACGAAAAATATAAGAGCTTGGAGATGTTGGTCGAGGGTGTAAACTCGTTAGAGGAAAATGCTGCTTTTGAACGAGGAATGCGGGAAACGTTGGGCCAGCTCGGAGATTTTTCTCCGGACGATAGGAATGCTTTGTATGTCAGTAATACGATATCGAATTATTTGCAGACACAGGGAATATTTAACGGAATCCAGATTTTTGTTTGGATTATCGGCATCGGAACTCTTATCGCCGGGATTGTAGGGGTTAGTAATATTATGTTAATCTCGGTAAAAGAGCGGACTCGGGAATTAGGAATCCGAAAAGCATTAGGTGCTACTCCAGCTTCGATTTTGAGACTAGTCGTGATTGAATCGGTGTTTGTAACACTTTTTTTCGGCTATTTGGGAATGATTGCAGGAATCGGTTTGACGGAAGGTGTGAATGCTTTGTTGGTTGGAGGAGGAATGAATAAGGATATGATATTTCAGAACCCTACGGTAGATCTTTCGATAGCTGTTTCTGCTACGTTGGTTCTTGTTGTGTCCGGAGTTCTTGCCGGATATTTTCCGGCTCGGAAAGCCGTACGGGTAAAACCGATAGAAGCATTGCGGAGTGAATGA
- a CDS encoding ABC transporter permease gives MFDKDRWQEIWLTITRNKIRSLLTAFGVFWGIFMLVLMSGSGNGLEEGIISGVKNFPKNSCYFFSERTSKAYAGFAKGRNWSIHTSDVEVLRGRFPEIERISAIMFEWNEKNTLRNNKYGAYMVKGLSPDYLFIEPQRMLYGRYINEVDIRERRKVCVIGEQVYQEMFMPGENPLGKLLQINGVAYRVVGVNIPVTKIQIGGRSEASIILPFSTMQQSYNRGDKIDCVALSVNEKFSVSALEEEMKNVVKKHNRISPDDLQAVGSINVEKEFKMFYSLFGGINILIWIVGIGTLLAGAVGVSNIMLVTVRERTKEIGIRRALGACPRSILMQIMSESLILTLLAGFFGLFMGVALLYVVDIFMQNMLQSGEQIFFAPPQISFATAVSASIVLIVTGLLAGCLPAWRALQIKAIDAIREE, from the coding sequence ATGTTTGATAAAGATAGATGGCAGGAAATATGGCTTACGATCACGCGGAATAAAATCCGTAGTCTTTTGACTGCATTTGGGGTGTTTTGGGGGATATTTATGTTAGTTCTCATGTCAGGATCGGGAAACGGGCTTGAAGAAGGGATAATTTCCGGGGTGAAAAATTTTCCGAAAAATTCTTGTTATTTCTTCTCTGAGAGGACCTCTAAAGCTTATGCCGGTTTTGCAAAAGGGCGTAATTGGTCTATACATACGTCGGATGTGGAGGTGCTGAGGGGGCGTTTTCCCGAAATAGAGCGAATATCTGCTATTATGTTTGAGTGGAATGAGAAAAATACGTTGCGAAATAATAAATATGGGGCTTATATGGTAAAAGGGCTTTCTCCTGATTACCTTTTTATAGAACCCCAACGTATGCTTTATGGGCGCTATATAAATGAAGTGGATATTAGGGAGAGGCGAAAAGTCTGCGTAATAGGGGAACAGGTGTATCAAGAGATGTTTATGCCGGGAGAGAATCCGTTAGGAAAGTTGTTACAGATAAATGGAGTGGCTTATCGGGTAGTAGGTGTGAATATTCCGGTAACGAAAATACAGATCGGAGGCCGTTCCGAAGCATCTATTATTTTACCGTTTAGTACTATGCAGCAGAGTTATAATAGAGGGGACAAGATAGACTGTGTAGCATTGTCTGTAAATGAAAAGTTTTCGGTTTCTGCTTTGGAGGAGGAAATGAAAAATGTCGTTAAGAAGCATAATCGAATCTCTCCTGACGATTTGCAAGCCGTCGGCAGTATAAATGTTGAGAAAGAATTTAAAATGTTTTACTCTTTATTCGGTGGGATAAATATTCTGATTTGGATTGTAGGAATAGGGACATTGTTGGCTGGGGCGGTAGGTGTGAGTAATATTATGTTGGTGACCGTACGGGAACGGACTAAAGAGATCGGTATCCGTCGGGCATTGGGAGCTTGTCCTCGTTCTATATTGATGCAAATTATGTCCGAAAGTCTCATCTTGACATTGCTGGCCGGTTTTTTCGGTTTGTTTATGGGGGTAGCTCTTCTATATGTGGTGGATATATTTATGCAAAACATGTTGCAATCCGGAGAACAGATATTTTTTGCTCCACCTCAAATTTCTTTTGCAACAGCGGTTTCGGCATCGATAGTCTTGATCGTTACCGGTTTGTTGGCGGGATGCCTGCCTGCATGGAGAGCTTTACAGATAAAAGCAATAGATGCGATACGGGAAGAATAA
- a CDS encoding efflux RND transporter periplasmic adaptor subunit — MKRYVRFFLLLVFAVMLVGTFVFLWKKSRPEITVYEVVAPQKRTIEKKTIATGKVEPRDEVLIKPQISGIVSAVYKEAGQMVKAGDVIALVKVIPEMGTLNAAESRVNVAQINFGQTQRDFDRAQNLFRSGVISKEEFEKSQLENNRAKEELQNAQDNLEIVRDGISRRSAQYSNTQIRSTIDGMILDVPVKVGNSVIQSNNFNDGTTIASIANMNDMIFKGKIDETEVGQLHEGMPIKLTVGALRDACFDAVLEYISPKSTEENGTVLFEIKAAASIPDTVFVRAGYSANAEIILDRRENVLTIPESTVEFHGDSTFVQLVQDSISRPQVFVQKPIKTGLSDGISIEVISGVKAGDFIRGNRIIKK, encoded by the coding sequence ATGAAAAGATATGTAAGGTTTTTTTTACTGTTGGTATTTGCAGTAATGCTTGTGGGAACGTTTGTATTTTTATGGAAAAAGTCCCGTCCTGAGATAACTGTATATGAAGTAGTTGCTCCTCAGAAAAGGACGATAGAGAAAAAAACAATAGCTACCGGAAAAGTAGAGCCGCGTGATGAAGTCTTGATTAAGCCTCAGATTTCGGGTATTGTGTCTGCGGTTTATAAAGAAGCTGGTCAGATGGTGAAAGCCGGTGATGTAATTGCTTTGGTGAAGGTGATTCCGGAAATGGGAACATTGAATGCTGCAGAGTCTCGGGTTAATGTCGCTCAGATCAATTTCGGTCAGACTCAACGGGACTTCGACCGGGCTCAAAATTTATTTCGTTCCGGTGTGATCTCAAAAGAGGAGTTTGAAAAAAGCCAGTTGGAAAATAACCGGGCGAAAGAAGAGTTACAGAATGCTCAGGATAATCTGGAAATTGTAAGAGATGGGATTTCCAGGCGTTCGGCACAGTATAGCAATACTCAGATTCGTTCCACCATCGATGGGATGATTCTCGATGTTCCGGTAAAAGTAGGTAACTCTGTGATACAATCAAACAATTTTAATGACGGTACTACGATAGCTTCTATTGCAAATATGAATGATATGATTTTCAAAGGTAAAATAGACGAAACAGAAGTCGGTCAACTTCATGAGGGCATGCCGATCAAGCTTACTGTCGGTGCACTCAGAGATGCTTGTTTTGATGCGGTTCTGGAGTACATATCACCGAAAAGTACAGAGGAGAACGGGACAGTCTTGTTCGAAATTAAAGCAGCGGCTTCGATTCCTGATACCGTATTTGTTCGTGCCGGATATAGTGCGAATGCTGAAATTATTCTGGATAGGAGAGAAAACGTGCTCACGATACCGGAAAGTACGGTGGAGTTTCATGGGGATTCTACTTTTGTGCAACTGGTGCAGGATAGTATAAGCCGTCCTCAGGTATTTGTGCAAAAACCGATAAAAACCGGATTGTCGGATGGAATATCGATAGAGGTAATTTCGGGAGTGAAAGCGGGAGATTTTATTCGGGGAAATAGAATTATAAAGAAATGA
- a CDS encoding TolC family protein translates to MMDIRKIVVISLGITSCCFSLVAQEKWSLSQCIDYAVQNNIQVKQKQLEKENSEIRLNTTRMSRLPDLTGSAGQDFYFGRSPSRTGVYEDQSQSSTSFRISSSLPVFTGFKIQSEIGSARFDLKAAVEELNKAKEDVALNVTSYYLQALFNKEILCIAQKQLEISRLQLKKIEKMVEQGRSSEASLYESRALVAEDEMNVTQSENNLLLSLVDLSQLLNLEKAEGFDIEEPDMNSVTLQQTASLVSPKDAFKFSVENRPGIKSALYALESSRFGLKQARSGYYPTLSFGASYGTSYYHAYKGGDENNWTFAEQMRNNGSETLGFTLSVPLFNRLVTRNQVKQARLQIRLQELALDNARQQLYKEIEQAYYAAVAAHKKYISSQKSVDAARISFEYEQKKYDAGKSTVFEYSDAKNKYEKSLSEQVQARYDFLFRSKVLDFYNGKPLAF, encoded by the coding sequence ATGATGGATATTCGTAAAATAGTCGTAATAAGTTTGGGCATAACATCATGCTGTTTTTCGCTTGTAGCACAAGAAAAATGGTCGCTGTCGCAATGTATCGATTATGCCGTACAAAATAATATTCAGGTAAAGCAAAAACAACTGGAAAAAGAAAATAGTGAAATACGGTTGAATACAACTCGAATGAGTCGTTTACCTGATTTGACCGGAAGTGCCGGACAAGATTTTTACTTCGGACGGAGTCCTTCACGTACAGGAGTTTATGAAGACCAATCTCAATCTTCAACATCATTTCGCATATCATCGTCACTCCCTGTATTTACAGGATTTAAGATACAGAGTGAGATCGGTTCGGCCCGGTTCGACTTGAAAGCTGCCGTAGAAGAGTTGAATAAGGCGAAAGAAGATGTTGCCTTGAATGTAACATCTTATTATTTACAGGCCCTTTTTAATAAAGAGATATTATGTATTGCGCAAAAACAACTGGAAATTAGTCGTTTGCAATTGAAAAAAATCGAAAAAATGGTGGAGCAAGGACGGAGTTCCGAGGCATCTTTGTATGAAAGCCGGGCTTTAGTTGCAGAAGATGAAATGAATGTGACCCAATCGGAAAATAATCTGCTTTTATCTTTAGTCGATCTTTCCCAATTACTGAATTTAGAAAAGGCAGAGGGTTTTGATATTGAAGAACCCGATATGAACTCGGTCACTTTACAACAAACAGCATCTTTGGTTTCCCCGAAGGATGCATTTAAGTTTTCTGTAGAAAATCGTCCCGGTATAAAGTCTGCTTTGTATGCTTTAGAGAGCAGTCGTTTTGGGTTGAAACAAGCACGTTCGGGATATTATCCTACACTTTCTTTCGGAGCGTCTTACGGGACGAGCTATTATCATGCTTATAAGGGGGGAGATGAAAATAACTGGACTTTTGCCGAACAGATGCGTAATAATGGGAGTGAAACGCTCGGTTTTACATTATCTGTCCCGCTTTTTAATCGTTTGGTAACCCGCAATCAAGTAAAGCAAGCCCGATTGCAAATACGATTGCAAGAATTGGCATTGGATAATGCTCGTCAGCAACTTTATAAAGAAATAGAACAGGCGTATTATGCCGCGGTCGCCGCGCATAAAAAGTATATTTCTTCTCAAAAGTCGGTGGATGCGGCCCGTATCTCATTCGAGTATGAGCAGAAAAAGTATGATGCCGGAAAATCAACGGTTTTTGAATATAGCGATGCAAAAAATAAATATGAAAAAAGTCTGTCCGAACAAGTTCAAGCGCGTTATGATTTTTTATTCCGTTCAAAAGTTTTAGATTTCTATAATGGGAAGCCTTTAGCTTTTTGA
- the rsgA gene encoding ribosome small subunit-dependent GTPase A has translation MEHGLVIKNTGSWYIVKTDDGKEIKCKIKGNFRLKGIRSTNPIAVGDRVEIENNKEGTAFISKIEPRENYIIRKSSNLSKESHILAANIDQALLIITVSNPTTHTIFIDRFLATAEAYRIPVKIVINKTDSYNEDDTEYMNALIHLYDTIGYDCFKVSALTGKGIEEIKSLLKGKITLLSGNSGVGKSTLINTILPGLNLKTGNVSTSHHKGMHTTTFSEMFPLPEGGYIIDTPGVKGFGTIDFEPEEVAHFFPEIFKISHDCRFNNCTHRHEPGCAVLAAVEQHRISESRYASYLSIIDDSTEGKYREGY, from the coding sequence ATGGAACACGGACTCGTAATAAAAAACACCGGTAGTTGGTATATCGTAAAAACGGATGATGGGAAAGAAATCAAATGTAAAATAAAAGGTAATTTCCGTTTAAAAGGAATCCGCAGTACCAATCCCATCGCGGTTGGAGACCGGGTAGAAATAGAAAATAATAAAGAGGGGACGGCCTTTATCTCGAAAATAGAACCGCGAGAAAATTATATTATACGAAAATCGTCAAACCTTTCCAAAGAGTCTCACATTCTGGCGGCCAATATCGATCAAGCCTTGTTAATTATCACAGTCAGCAATCCTACTACCCATACGATTTTTATAGATCGTTTTCTCGCTACTGCCGAAGCATATCGAATCCCGGTAAAAATTGTCATCAATAAAACAGACAGTTACAACGAGGACGATACAGAATACATGAATGCTTTGATCCATCTTTATGACACTATCGGATATGATTGTTTTAAGGTATCGGCATTGACGGGAAAAGGCATCGAGGAGATCAAATCTCTTCTAAAAGGAAAAATCACTTTACTGTCCGGTAACTCAGGTGTTGGAAAATCCACTCTGATCAATACTATCCTTCCGGGATTAAACCTGAAGACGGGAAATGTATCGACATCACACCATAAAGGGATGCACACTACAACATTTTCTGAAATGTTCCCATTGCCCGAAGGAGGATATATTATCGATACTCCGGGAGTAAAAGGTTTCGGTACTATCGATTTCGAACCGGAAGAGGTCGCTCATTTTTTCCCCGAAATATTTAAAATTTCCCATGATTGCCGTTTTAACAACTGCACACATCGCCATGAACCGGGTTGCGCCGTACTTGCGGCAGTAGAACAACATAGGATCAGCGAATCCCGATATGCAAGCTATCTGAGTATCATAGACGACAGCACCGAAGGAAAATACAGAGAAGGTTACTGA
- the frr gene encoding ribosome recycling factor, with translation MTDVKTYLDAAEEKMAMSVEFLDEALATIRAGKASARILDPVRVEYYGSMVPISNVATITTPDAKTIAIQPWEKSMFKEIEKAIQNSEVGITPENNGEIIRLGLPPLTEERRKALVKQAKQEAENAKVSVRNARRDAIDGLKKAIKAGMPEDVEKDGEASVQKIHDKYIKKIDDIFNAKEKEILTV, from the coding sequence ATGACAGACGTAAAAACATATCTGGATGCCGCTGAAGAAAAAATGGCGATGAGTGTTGAGTTTTTAGATGAAGCTCTGGCTACAATCCGTGCAGGAAAAGCCAGTGCCCGCATTCTTGACCCGGTACGGGTAGAATACTACGGCAGTATGGTACCTATCAGTAATGTAGCCACTATTACCACTCCCGATGCTAAAACCATCGCCATACAACCGTGGGAAAAATCGATGTTCAAAGAGATCGAAAAAGCTATTCAAAATTCCGAAGTGGGCATTACTCCCGAGAACAACGGTGAAATTATCCGTTTAGGATTACCCCCATTGACAGAAGAGAGACGTAAAGCTTTAGTCAAACAAGCAAAGCAAGAAGCTGAAAACGCAAAAGTAAGTGTACGAAATGCACGCCGAGATGCTATCGATGGGTTGAAAAAAGCTATTAAAGCCGGAATGCCCGAAGATGTTGAAAAAGACGGAGAAGCCAGTGTTCAGAAAATTCACGATAAATACATTAAAAAGATAGACGATATTTTCAATGCAAAAGAAAAAGAGATTTTAACCGTATAA
- the pyrH gene encoding UMP kinase, translating into MDIKYKRILLKLSGESLMGEKQYGIDEKRLNEYAEQIKEIAGLGIEIGIVIGGGNIFRGLSGAAKGFDRVKGDQMGMLATVINSLALSSALDSLGQKAHVFTATNMFPIGEHYSKWKAIDAMKRGEIAIISGGTGNPYFTTDTGSALRGIEIEADVMLKGTRVDGIYTADPEKDKTAVKFDKISYDEIYTRGLKVMDLTATTLCKENRLPIIVFDMDTNGNLKKVLTGENIGTLVY; encoded by the coding sequence ATGGATATCAAGTACAAACGTATATTACTAAAATTGAGCGGTGAGTCGCTTATGGGAGAAAAACAGTACGGTATAGACGAAAAACGGCTGAACGAATATGCCGAACAAATTAAAGAAATCGCCGGGCTGGGTATCGAAATCGGCATCGTAATCGGAGGTGGAAATATTTTCAGGGGATTGAGTGGTGCAGCCAAAGGATTCGATCGTGTTAAAGGCGACCAAATGGGTATGCTCGCTACCGTAATCAACAGTCTCGCCCTCAGTTCGGCATTAGATTCTCTGGGACAAAAAGCTCACGTATTCACCGCAACTAATATGTTCCCCATAGGTGAACATTATAGCAAATGGAAAGCGATAGATGCCATGAAACGAGGTGAAATCGCTATTATCTCGGGCGGTACGGGCAACCCGTATTTCACTACCGATACAGGGTCGGCTTTGAGAGGCATAGAGATAGAGGCCGACGTAATGCTAAAAGGTACTCGTGTCGATGGTATTTATACTGCCGACCCCGAAAAAGATAAAACAGCCGTAAAATTCGATAAAATCAGTTATGATGAAATCTATACACGAGGACTTAAAGTAATGGACCTGACGGCAACAACGCTTTGCAAAGAAAACCGACTTCCGATCATCGTATTCGATATGGACACCAACGGTAACTTGAAAAAAGTCCTCACCGGCGAGAATATAGGCACGTTAGTCTATTAA
- a CDS encoding tetratricopeptide repeat protein yields the protein MRKIIIILFLSVVYSLQGAIINEKLYRKAETHFENREWSEALSMYNILLIENPKEVKLYVSSVVAASYKEAPQSVMHYVELSERNGVSLDSLFVGVNALTMAHRKSEIYENMLLLIKKEQPWLKKLINTYLLRFYRFRNDAPRIVEISDELLEMFPDDERLLKLKGDALLEQGEELQSFGCYKRIYQKDSTNRDALIFLGNFMYNRGIEQLKELEMHYDGLMSPTRMQYASYEWEKNRILDTDFREAASYLEKADKQYTTPYLRKTLYSIYTRLSEIGKAEMILNESKSRKKSP from the coding sequence ATGAGGAAGATTATTATCATATTATTTTTGAGTGTGGTGTATTCGCTTCAGGGGGCGATTATTAATGAGAAATTGTATCGTAAAGCAGAGACTCATTTTGAGAATCGGGAATGGAGCGAGGCGCTTTCTATGTATAATATTTTGTTGATCGAGAATCCGAAAGAGGTAAAATTATATGTATCTTCTGTTGTGGCGGCATCTTACAAGGAAGCTCCCCAGTCGGTAATGCATTATGTCGAATTATCGGAGCGTAACGGTGTGTCTTTAGATTCTCTGTTCGTCGGGGTGAATGCTTTGACTATGGCTCACCGAAAATCTGAGATATATGAGAATATGCTATTGTTGATTAAGAAAGAACAACCTTGGCTGAAAAAATTGATCAATACTTATCTATTACGTTTTTATCGTTTTAGAAATGATGCGCCTCGTATAGTAGAGATTTCGGACGAACTTTTAGAGATGTTTCCGGATGATGAAAGACTTCTTAAACTCAAAGGAGATGCTTTGCTTGAACAGGGAGAAGAGCTACAATCTTTTGGCTGTTATAAACGGATATATCAAAAAGATTCGACCAATCGGGATGCTCTGATCTTTCTGGGCAATTTTATGTATAATCGGGGAATAGAACAATTAAAGGAGTTGGAAATGCACTATGACGGTCTGATGTCTCCTACACGAATGCAATATGCTTCTTATGAATGGGAGAAAAACAGAATTCTGGATACCGATTTTCGAGAAGCCGCATCTTATCTTGAGAAAGCCGATAAACAATATACTACCCCTTATCTGCGTAAGACTCTGTATTCTATTTATACACGTTTATCGGAAATAGGAAAGGCAGAGATGATTCTGAACGAGTCTAAATCACGAAAGAAATCTCCTTAA